Part of the Parasteatoda tepidariorum isolate YZ-2023 unplaced genomic scaffold, CAS_Ptep_4.0 HiC_scaffold_7341, whole genome shotgun sequence genome, ctgttcttaaaacaattccaaaaatactgtaatttaCCTTTGCTAGAAATAAAGtgcccattaaagggttaattaatagttagcactaattaattagcacatttgagtTCAcacccaggaaccattaagattgactaTTATTTCGTGAAAATTCGACCACTacaacgaaagttattcagtgtgattttttttttttttgaggtatACCTTCCAGCATTCGCAACTTCCTTAACAAATGTGACAGTTTGTGGTCTTCTAATTGtaattcaaattgtttattttcagagTCTGTATATTCCGCGATGACGGAGTTTTCTCCGAGGCTTCTTCCTTTTATGCCCCCGTGAGACAGGGATCTGCTTTTGATGGAGAGATAGCTTTAGTCCAGTTACAGTGTCATATCGATCTTTTTGTAAAAGCTGTTGTCCTATGTGACTCAAGAGCTGCTTTGCTTGCCACTGCATCCTTAAATAATCCCTTAACTCGAGACAATTTGGATTGCTACCTCCAACTTGTAAACCTAGCTTCTCTTAAGAAAACCATTGTTCTCCAGTGGGTTCCTGCCCATTGCGGGGTTACGGGTAATGAAAATGCAGACTACTTAGCAAAAAAAGGGGTCTTAATTATTCAGACTTCTGCGCACATTATGCTGTTGTGTCACAACA contains:
- the LOC122273720 gene encoding uncharacterized protein; amino-acid sequence: MHHNRYLFSGPPLLDHPRDSKVCIFRDDGVFSEASSFYAPVRQGSAFDGEIALVQLQCHIDLFVKAVVLCDSRAALLATASLNNPLTRDNLDCYLQLVNLASLKKTIVLQWVPAHCGVT